The proteins below come from a single Stomoxys calcitrans chromosome 1, idStoCalc2.1, whole genome shotgun sequence genomic window:
- the LOC106081675 gene encoding ER membrane protein complex subunit 10 encodes MGIRSWSSIFVLLSLFGIGQSYIEYDGWINVELLHSLNADKPETFTYRANISIPSLNTGLSNIVQNPMSSEDLKNLKDLAANNGFYRLKANVEYPNGLRRTFTTANKACGLLSVLLNDELWIAIDGNGYVNGITSTLSASGDEIYDCSSYDFSTFTISEFSTDILIKHTELAPVPDTASFIQKIEREREARDRGEVKDNRGFFGKYWIYIVPVVILLFVSGATNPDQQQK; translated from the exons ATGGGTATTAGAAGTTGGTCATCAATTTTCGTTTTATTGTCTTTATTTGGCATTGGTCAG TCTTATATAGAATATGATGGCTGGATTAATGTTGAATTACTGCATTCCCTGAATGCTGATAAGCCAGAAACCTTTACATACAGGGCAAATATTTCCATACCTAGTTTAAACACTGGATTATCTAATATTGTCCAAAATCCAATGTCATCAGAagacttgaaaaacttaaag GATCTTGCAGCCAATAATGGATTTTATAGACTTAAGGCTAACGTTGAATATCCCAATGGCTTAAGACGTACATTCACCACTGCTAATAAGGCATGTGGCCTATTAAGTGTTCTACTAaatgacgaactttggatagcaaTTGATGGCAACGGTTATGTTAATGGCATCACCTCCACCTTATCAGCATCTGGGGATGAAATATATGATTGTTCATCCTATGACTTTTCAACATTCACAATTAGTGAATTCAGCACTGATATATTGATTAAACATACTGAATTGGCACCAGTGCCTGATACGGCATCATTTATACAAAAGATTGAGAGAGAACGGGAAGCAAGAGACAGAGGAGAAGTTAAAGACAACCGTGGTTTCTTTGGTAAATAT TGGATTTACATTGTTCCAGTTGTTATTTTGCTCTTTGTGTCGGGAGCAACGAATCCAGATCAACAACAAAAGTAG
- the LOC106081681 gene encoding uncharacterized protein LOC106081681 codes for MMIKSSIFIFILHFVIHNECKVHKKGSLRENEINTNWKGLWFPKPPNYYDDSIETANVASAANTNKDSWQGPWFPHPPGKSSDVFTEKSDDFAYANKCDNGKQNIAIDFDPEDKRHSYNFLCFGNRTEYEPNFNTSSLLIEHFVPAAYQPPVKCISERIDYNETLPTFGPYRPLAPKFGAYKYLPPQRWLRSLADGAIVFLYHPCAFSGQIKQLQNTLQGCLYRHIISPSLLLTAERPLALLAWGKCLQMSVVDDSRAVQFIKDNAKLGIKGKQQKLNLSAHLYDAGLLTESHLVTDEQDSEVCGYKEM; via the exons ATGATGATAAAATCttctattttcatttttatattacACTTTGTTATACACAACGAATGTAAAGTGCATAAAAAAGGTTCACTTcgggaaaatgaaataaatactaACTGGAAAGGTTTGTGGTTTCCCAAACCACCTAATTACTATGATGATAGCATAGAAACAGCCAATGTGGCATCAGCTGCCAACACCAACAAAGACTCATGGCAAGGCCCTTGGTTCCCACATCCCCCCGGAAAATCTTCTGACGTATTTACAGAAAAAAGTGACGACTTTGCATATGCAAACAAATGTGATAATGGCAAG CAAAATATTGCGATTGATTTTGATCCCGAGGACAAACGACATTCGTACAATTTTTTGTGCTTTGGGAATCGTACTGAATATGAGCCAAATTTTAACACTTCAAGTTTGTTAATAGAGCATTTTGTGCCTGCTGCATACCAGCCACCTGTTAAATGTATCAGCGAACGAATCGATTACAATGAGACATTACCAACATT TGGTCCTTACCGCCCTTTGGCTCCCAAGTTCGGCGCCTATAAATATTTGCCACCACAAAGATGGCTTCGAAGCTTGGCAGATGGCgcaattgtatttttatatcaTCCATGTGCCTTTTCCGGACAAATTAAACAGCTCCAGAATACCCTACAAGGATGTTTGTATCGGCATATTATTTCACCGTCGCTCCTGTTAACGGCTGAACGCCCTTTGGCACTTTTGGCCTGGGGCAAATGTCTTCAAATGTCAGTAGTTGATGACAGCAGAGCTGTACAATTTATTAAGGATAACGCGAAACTTGGTATAAAAGGCAAGCAGCAGAAACTGAATCTGTCAGCACATCTTTATGACGCCGGGTTATTGACAGAATCTCATTTAGTTACCGATGAACAG GATTCAGAAGTTTGCGGCTATAAAGAGATGTGA